In one window of Puniceicoccaceae bacterium DNA:
- the hemN gene encoding oxygen-independent coproporphyrinogen III oxidase — translation MNLPTNIQDLITKHNRPGPRYTSYPTAPHFSESTDMVQLRDACVKGEGPVSLYLHIPFCKSNCWFCGCNTIITTRNSWADEYLDLLEQEIALIHAHIDTAREVTQIHLGGGTPNFLKPEQIDRLFALLRSGFAIANSCELSVEMAPNYLTQAHVDAFQRAGLSRASFGIQDVQPDVQRAINRVQPMENNVRAIEMLRGAGVKSINIDLVYGLPLQTVASYQNTLREVLKLGPDRLAVFNYAHVPHLKPFQKRLEQHRMPAPEEKIQLLLTIIEHLSNAGYGYIGMDHFAKPEDELHAAQREHRLHRNFQGYTIQEEKEVIALGISSISETPKSYRQNHKDFESYAKSIAAEQWPIARGILLSDTDVLHRSIIQSIMCNLRLEAASFPSGQASQVQALMDHTRSRLQEFEQDGLLRLGSTGFEVTETGRLFLRNIAMEFDAYLNIGDARFSRTV, via the coding sequence ATGAACCTTCCCACCAACATCCAGGACCTGATCACCAAACACAACCGCCCCGGTCCTCGCTATACGTCCTACCCAACGGCACCGCACTTCAGCGAATCGACCGATATGGTACAGCTCCGGGATGCCTGTGTGAAGGGAGAGGGTCCCGTCTCGCTCTACCTGCACATTCCATTCTGTAAGAGCAACTGCTGGTTCTGTGGCTGCAATACGATCATCACCACGCGCAACAGCTGGGCCGATGAATACCTCGATCTGCTGGAACAGGAAATCGCCCTCATCCATGCCCACATCGATACCGCTCGCGAGGTGACCCAGATCCACCTCGGCGGTGGCACTCCGAATTTCCTCAAGCCCGAACAGATTGACCGTCTCTTTGCCCTTCTGCGCAGTGGTTTTGCCATCGCCAATTCCTGCGAATTGAGCGTGGAAATGGCTCCGAACTACCTCACGCAAGCGCATGTGGATGCATTTCAGCGAGCCGGGCTGAGCCGAGCCTCATTTGGTATCCAGGATGTGCAACCCGATGTGCAGCGCGCGATCAACCGGGTACAACCCATGGAAAACAATGTACGCGCCATCGAGATGTTACGGGGTGCCGGTGTCAAATCCATCAACATCGACCTGGTCTACGGTCTTCCACTGCAAACCGTGGCCTCCTATCAGAATACCCTGCGCGAAGTGCTCAAGCTCGGCCCCGACCGACTTGCGGTCTTCAATTACGCACATGTACCCCACCTCAAACCTTTTCAAAAACGGCTCGAACAGCATCGCATGCCCGCTCCCGAGGAGAAAATTCAGCTGCTGCTGACCATCATCGAACACCTCTCAAACGCTGGATACGGCTACATCGGCATGGATCACTTTGCCAAACCGGAAGATGAGCTGCACGCCGCCCAGCGGGAGCACCGCCTGCATCGCAATTTCCAGGGCTACACCATTCAGGAAGAAAAGGAGGTCATCGCTCTCGGGATCTCCTCGATTTCGGAAACCCCAAAATCCTACCGCCAGAATCACAAGGATTTTGAATCCTATGCCAAGAGCATTGCTGCAGAGCAATGGCCCATCGCGCGCGGCATCCTGCTCAGCGATACCGACGTACTGCACCGCTCCATCATTCAGTCGATCATGTGCAACCTTCGCCTGGAGGCAGCGAGTTTTCCATCAGGCCAGGCCTCGCAGGTTCAGGCTTTGATGGATCACACCCGCTCCAGACTTCAGGAATTCGAGCAGGATGGGCTGTTGCGCCTGGGATCGACCGGATTTGAGGTCACCGAAACAGGACGCCTGTTCCTTCGCAACATTGCGATGGAGTTCGATGCCTACCTGAACATTGGGGACGCCCGCTTCTCACGAACCGTCTGA